In Acidobacteriota bacterium, a single genomic region encodes these proteins:
- a CDS encoding GHMP kinase, producing the protein MFTLTHGSTEGFPDSSAFLAWLNQLPPAWQSFFTAERELFITRAPGRLDLMGGIADYSGALVLQLPISVATHVALQRRNDRRVRIVSLAVESGAPARSFEMGLEEFGTAAAPLDYATACERFKRKPEMQWAAYIAGVFLVLLRERGIEFAEGANLLIRSRLPEGKGISSSAALEVAAMQAVAAAYELDLEPSAGAFLCQIVENRVAGAPCGVMDQMASMCGGPDELLALVCQPGTLQEPVKLPAGLAVWGIDSGIRHAVGGSDYGTVRTAAFMGYRILAMLAELECEATDTPGKVRIVDPRWHGYLANLSASEFEQQFAPYLPQRISGADFLAQYQGITDPVTTVDPARSYPVAAATRHPIYENERVNLFAELLRHWQDESQARLLGELMYASHASYSACGLGSEGTDELVRLVREAGPAQGLFGAKITGGGSGGAVAILGRPEAETVVEAIAATYAQHTGREPLGLRGSSPGAAQFGYLRLKKE; encoded by the coding sequence ATGTTTACGCTTACCCATGGCTCAACAGAAGGTTTCCCTGACTCCTCGGCGTTTCTGGCCTGGCTCAATCAATTGCCGCCCGCCTGGCAAAGCTTCTTTACGGCAGAGCGCGAGTTGTTCATTACGCGGGCGCCGGGCCGTCTCGATCTAATGGGCGGCATTGCCGATTATTCCGGCGCGCTGGTGTTGCAGTTGCCGATTTCCGTCGCCACGCATGTCGCCTTGCAACGCCGCAACGACCGGCGTGTGCGCATTGTCAGTCTGGCGGTGGAATCCGGCGCACCCGCCCGCAGCTTTGAAATGGGCCTCGAAGAATTCGGCACGGCTGCCGCGCCGCTCGATTACGCCACGGCCTGTGAGCGGTTCAAACGCAAACCTGAAATGCAATGGGCGGCCTATATCGCGGGCGTCTTTCTGGTGCTGCTGCGCGAACGCGGCATTGAGTTTGCCGAAGGCGCAAACCTGCTGATTCGCTCGCGCTTGCCGGAAGGTAAGGGCATCAGTTCTTCGGCGGCGCTGGAAGTCGCCGCGATGCAGGCGGTCGCGGCGGCTTACGAACTCGACTTGGAACCGAGCGCGGGCGCGTTTCTCTGCCAGATCGTTGAGAATCGTGTTGCCGGCGCGCCCTGCGGCGTGATGGATCAAATGGCCTCAATGTGCGGCGGCCCTGATGAATTGCTGGCGCTGGTTTGCCAGCCGGGCACGTTGCAGGAGCCGGTCAAATTGCCCGCCGGGCTGGCGGTGTGGGGCATTGATTCGGGCATTCGCCACGCCGTCGGCGGCAGCGATTATGGCACCGTGCGTACCGCAGCGTTTATGGGCTACCGCATCCTCGCTATGCTGGCCGAGTTGGAGTGCGAAGCCACGGATACACCCGGCAAAGTGCGGATTGTTGATCCGCGCTGGCACGGTTATCTGGCCAATCTGAGCGCGTCGGAATTTGAACAACAGTTCGCGCCCTATCTGCCGCAACGCATTTCCGGCGCGGATTTTCTGGCGCAATACCAGGGCATCACCGACCCGGTCACGACCGTTGACCCGGCGCGCAGCTACCCCGTCGCCGCTGCCACGCGCCATCCGATTTATGAAAACGAACGCGTCAACCTGTTCGCCGAACTGCTGCGGCATTGGCAGGACGAGAGCCAGGCGAGGCTGTTGGGCGAGTTGATGTATGCCTCGCACGCCAGTTATTCGGCTTGCGGTTTGGGTTCGGAGGGGACGGATGAATTGGTGCGATTGGTGCGCGAGGCCGGCCCCGCGCAAGGCTTGTTCGGCGCTAAGATCACCGGCGGCGGCAGCGGCGGAGCCGTCGCCATTTTGGGGCGGCCCGAAGCGGAAACCGTCGTCGAAGCCATTGCCGCAACCTACGCGCAACACACAGGCCGCGAGCCGCTGGGCCTGCGCGGCTCATCGCCGGGCGCGGCGCAATTCGGTTACTTACGTTTGAAAAAGGAGTGA
- the galE gene encoding UDP-glucose 4-epimerase GalE produces MAILVTGGAGYIGSVMVELLRTRGESVVVLDNLFRGHRAAVDANVPFYEGQIGDRALVKRICAEHQIEACIHFAAAAYVGESVTDPQFYFENNVAQGIALLGELLAADVKRFVFSSTCATYGEPERVPIDETHPQHPANPYGWSKLMLEKVLTAYDHAYGLRFVALRYFNACGALPQCGEDHTPETHLIPNVLNAALGKLPFVSVFGGDYPTPDGTAIRDYVHVSDLGAAHLLALQHLRAGGASDFINLGSEHGYSVLEVIEAARRVTGKAIEVKLEPRRPGDPSRLVANATKAKQVLGWQPEYTTLDPILQSAWDWHVAHPDGYADSRAG; encoded by the coding sequence ATGGCAATTTTAGTGACAGGCGGAGCCGGTTACATCGGCAGCGTAATGGTTGAACTCTTGCGCACGCGGGGCGAAAGCGTCGTCGTGCTCGACAATCTCTTTCGCGGCCATCGCGCCGCCGTGGATGCCAATGTGCCTTTTTATGAAGGGCAAATCGGCGACCGCGCTCTGGTCAAACGCATCTGCGCCGAACACCAAATCGAAGCCTGCATCCATTTCGCCGCTGCCGCTTATGTCGGCGAATCGGTGACCGATCCGCAATTCTATTTTGAAAACAACGTCGCCCAGGGCATCGCGCTGTTGGGTGAATTGCTGGCTGCCGATGTCAAGCGCTTCGTCTTCTCTTCGACCTGTGCGACCTATGGCGAACCCGAACGCGTGCCAATTGACGAAACGCATCCGCAACATCCGGCCAACCCTTACGGTTGGTCAAAGCTGATGCTGGAAAAAGTCCTGACCGCTTACGATCACGCCTACGGCCTGCGCTTTGTCGCCCTGCGCTATTTCAACGCCTGCGGCGCGCTCCCCCAATGCGGCGAAGACCACACGCCCGAAACGCATTTGATCCCGAACGTCTTGAATGCCGCGCTGGGCAAACTGCCTTTTGTTTCGGTGTTTGGCGGTGACTATCCCACGCCCGACGGCACCGCCATCCGCGATTACGTACACGTCAGCGACCTGGGCGCGGCGCACCTGCTGGCGCTTCAACACCTGCGCGCAGGCGGAGCATCGGATTTCATCAACCTCGGCAGCGAACACGGCTACTCCGTGCTGGAAGTGATCGAAGCCGCCCGCCGCGTCACCGGCAAAGCCATCGAAGTCAAACTGGAACCGCGCCGCCCCGGCGATCCTTCACGCCTGGTGGCCAATGCAACGAAAGCGAAACAGGTGTTGGGTTGGCAGCCGGAATACACCACGCTTGATCCAATTTTGCAGTCGGCGTGGGATTGGCATGTGGCGCATCCGGATGGGTATGCAGATTCAAGGGCTGGATAG